One Amaranthus tricolor cultivar Red isolate AtriRed21 chromosome 10, ASM2621246v1, whole genome shotgun sequence genomic window carries:
- the LOC130824967 gene encoding uncharacterized protein LOC130824967: protein MSDQLSIQESRKRAREYVDKDKKVVMAVEITWNQKERMNRRKIWMDTLMNDRICREQLRLDKRCFEKLCNILQSKGGLVTTRYVTVKEIVAMFHHVLAHDLRNRTIQATFARFGETISRQFHVVLKALLKLGKYYIKPCNNQRNYTKDTKWNRFEGVAGALDGTHIKMNVPTEDRARYQDRKGDISTNVLAACDSNLRFTYVFPG from the exons ATGTCTGATCAACTTAGTATTCAAGAATCCAGAAAACGTGCAAGGGAGTATGTGGATAAAGATAAGAAAGTTGTTATGGCGGTT GAAATAACATGGAATCAAAAAGAACGTATGAATAGACGAAAAATTTGGATGGACACGTTGATGAATGATAGAATATGTAGGGAGCAATTACGTCTAGACAAACGTTGTTTTGAAAAATTGTGCAATATTTTACAATCCAAGGGTGGTTTAGTGACTACAAGATATGTTACAGTGAAAGAAATTGTTGCAATGTTTCATCATGTTCTTGCACATGATTTGAGAAATAGAACAATACAAGCAACCTTTGCTCGTTTTGGAGAGACTATTAGTCGACAATTTCATGTAGTTCTTAAAGCACTGCTCAAGCTTGGAAAGTATTATATAAAACCATGTAATAACCAGAGAAATTACACAAAGGATACAAAGTGGAATAGGTTTGAG GGCGTTGCTGGAGCTCTCGATGGGACTCATATTAAAATGAATGTGCCTACTGAGGATCGAGCTCGCTACCAAGATAGAAAGGGGGACATTAGCACCAATGTTTTAGCTGCATGTGATTCAAATCTTCGTTTTACTTACGTTTTTCCTGGTTAG